One segment of Gilliamella sp. ESL0441 DNA contains the following:
- a CDS encoding SdrD B-like domain-containing protein, translating into MNSWQKVNSGQMHLPMQINSDQKVENQKEENLRISGEKIMRTAHNATVKMNAKKRSWVDALGYKVLLQCLKWMWLSIFMSFAVVSIANAIPISGRVFLDYDDTAAKVTFPLQGLSVTLKNDENVLIANQQTNDDGQYNFEVNTLGNYVVEIATNNGEKVSKNVTVRGATGELSQNLFLKGKGGTIRLKVKNGTDAGIKDIPVKIRTQSTFGMVTNTDNNIVLKTNNNGEIEIKNTLLNVKYEAYFDEDVDLFLKTQNYKLWDVTLPDNSHQYAKLISFKMVGSDQSGQFNLKHRNTNSVDGVVVVDRNNNNTYEADIDTGLQNMRVELYYSGTTTKVMGTDTVITGGDGKYSFRDLAVATYDIQVTNVTSPPFTTDSKNRAKAQLTIPDSTGVPSGPNFLFQLDPYDTSLSSISGNVFVLGPQQYILAGPDSGKTDNNLPLAAQGSTGLNTTVDLYQHNGTDWEKIASQFTGNLGAYKFVGLVKNKDYKVVVTESNINLNNTVFVNDTDGKSTSTSSKSKSIHKGKVTLSNGTQANIAAKEIIVPKLNDRKTNQNFWYSPIRKNLGNLLVVNYLKTANGNWSWSSTINGLEAITASTYTKIAFFEEDGVTQATDLQGNKLEVSYQKPGFYGVRGSQDYPIDHAGLFYYSVVEYDTDNLNYPESYNGEYSINVTPNKTWEDTIYFTPKRPNTISGYVYLNNSHRGALGSYNPNQDTPIKQNRVILERKVSGKWTVITEFATDNNGYYNFTNLPNGEYRVTAKQEYGGDSNIKAGDVDFENNDQNRGASIDPNDNKKTISSIVVNASGGNRYNTGTNIWYKLKINEDVLRGTVFLDTWLGDGEIQTGQMYNANDLPLRNAVVLLCEDNSSNDCTENGSNFIGKKLTNAKGDYSFQGQQDGINRNVTYIVKAIYPGTTSVTNTAKELAPSYKVKFKQLDVPMTKNFLMQGKGEFSGAPVNDLNGDMDYAGEQTLEKGDGYFDLYFWNGSAYEKWSVIGDYYRTINLKSLPEGKYRIVHQADKNKYLDIADKDPSSPPGTVNFEVLADGTLVNMDKNNQWFMQARIAPSGLSEALSGNIYLDITGSTEKNEQSVLLTSDELQRYNLSDLSVEGVFTPRIYPNYYDRTKSIDSILADPDFVDNKVKQNGRFVYNKQNSTRYNNLYITSMLLRLNGLDKSTFKLVGNSSASKTEKNYLPDEIKTNLEYMQVYLLPRGVPNQYWLIRANNNTEISGQLYYDYDDNGSFDSSKGDVPITGVRVEIYRKGSNKLYSYTKTDNNGKYRFSHLLNDNYTIKVTDTGLDNRYELKSPSDTVNDVQITASTPILSGGGLDFIYKKEGDASISGYVMIDINNNGQPDISFNRTGDLPVSNVTINLYKGSDATGTPFSTLKTNEIGYYSFSLSKEDSKASLYTVEIEPPSGYGVIANADNNTKKTLNPISFNTKGGSQKGKYFLLAGKTNANPSAGITSTTATNSGISGKTLIGDPAAATGNPLGGVLLSLYDATTNKEMVRQYSDANGEYHFYNLPDGNYKVSVILAPQNYVIVGNSENSVQPIDTISNIAINNRGIDGKIFYYSQASYDGIQGNVYIDFNDSNQDLNHLNQFGYPLDSSVQATVELYSGLNASGQPLMTQKTTNGHYHFANLLYGTGVNYSVKIIMNSINDYDFKQSKSGNQAQNIVIPVSGLPLEGSLDNHYLVLGKQKIGGDVWIDYNNNKMKADDELANDVTVNLNYKVPGSNQYKTLKTITTNNISLNGNSSKNGQYLFEKLPINYYYQVEVITPDGAKLIPASEIANNKNIIDFMPLTNDDFSSSTGFNYGGIITGQVTIDVDNSQSKTDVDTGFANVELKLTKVSGSNPNATNNQATLSVITDSSGNFKFENLSPGHWILTANSSQNVPDWNSYVLNYTSINNIKVVAKNNSFSLDIKISANQSTVDDINIGYRGSSKITGYVVIDRDNDGQYSRNDMAFGQLSTPITPVIILNSVNNKSGFTPKDISVDPSTGAFEIEGLSQHNYEITSSVNHNDYKLVFSPGNPATPSAIATFDINGPNDSRYELNPEKRAFGYQIKRNLSGTVYLDATGNGSYQTFHTKLEGAVVKIEGEFNNKKVTYTQTVGSDGNFLFNNITEGKWTVSVSHPTRSSLVYSYFVEKSVSSSGNSTNSISYQVDSNTGQEIKLDLGMKGQSIITGMVVLDNDVDEQLSQGDTGIANLTINLIDPTNDTVIYKQTNTGSNGYFEFNDLSSGNYRIRVTDPTNALSGYVISFSPTGKASTNNAFDIATIIVSADNDQKVSNNFGYKGNIGISGHIYQDIMGNAVHNANYPTLSGVEVSAINQSNNAKVSSVSLADGSYAINNLTSGVWIVKITGYPQDWNYSYVKYAVNYLSIDQVNPGELKLTISATDTAGKTIDYGLKGSAKIAGQVVVDMDVNDNAGLNYHAAAIDRPLNGIPVTLKSNGLSGAPEIRTTTDNNGHYQFDNLTAYNQYEVSVDDNTLIQSGYEISFSPAMVNGGSASNHDTLAVTSVNQLVDNIDYGYKSQKTLKGTIYKDYSGKGIHQTYHSTLAGVTVEARDVNNPNIRLTAVSDASGQYEINNIAEGEWIITIQPVAGSGYSYSYVVKPQNITSTTVTNGIKLDINSTSSPLVTNVDFGLKGQASISGQVVIDIDTNDGNAITAQDIGIDLLFPHYTVELFVENDLVDTAEAISTGTNIDDLGQYKFENLVSGVNYKVKVSIQDSNYISSFMLTDSRITATTNKTDNEMEEIYQFASATDQAQGVIFAWSGISGIKGKVFLDNNDDGEYNPSIDSSVNAPITLLFENVNNPAIHFTHSLAANAIDYEIKNIIPGKWKIEVTGIPTTLKASFDPDDAHHDSNGTLKTPKTENVAILDISGSLVDQNFGYINGGFIEGRILDDNQGKGLSGAANYKGLKGVNVYLLDSDKKHILDNSGKPITSVSSENGKFSFRNLIIDNNGGIRYFVRVLYGDYNDGSVSVNRSNPLFDLIPSFEQYTDNNGNVVEHDLINLSNPPASVTFNGVGGAHTVPVVLKDPATTFTRLASGMLLGYRSTDADVTIIKTALKDNVVVGDIVPYSIQIINNSARTSTIKIKDILPAGFKFVKGSTRLDGKKVADLSGGRTVTSQVIKLKSNGKTTLTYMLVVGSGVTQGEYINTAKAINSLTGRVVSNTSQATVTVTADPLFDDALIFGKVYVDRNGNGVQDEGEEGLSGVKLVTTRGEIITTDTNGRYHLVGVSGGRWERGANFVIKLDTRTLPKGYEVIGRNPKVIRVSPGLPSKLDFMVSEESNP; encoded by the coding sequence ATGAACAGTTGGCAAAAAGTTAACAGTGGTCAAATGCATTTACCCATGCAAATCAATTCAGACCAAAAAGTTGAAAATCAAAAAGAAGAGAATTTACGCATATCAGGAGAAAAGATAATGCGAACTGCGCATAATGCAACAGTGAAAATGAATGCTAAAAAAAGATCGTGGGTTGATGCTCTAGGCTATAAAGTGTTATTACAATGTCTAAAATGGATGTGGCTATCCATCTTTATGTCATTTGCAGTAGTATCGATAGCTAATGCAATTCCAATATCGGGAAGAGTATTTTTAGACTACGATGATACCGCAGCTAAAGTAACATTTCCGTTACAAGGTCTATCCGTTACATTAAAAAACGATGAAAATGTCTTAATAGCAAATCAACAAACAAATGATGATGGTCAGTATAACTTTGAAGTTAATACATTAGGGAATTATGTCGTTGAAATAGCAACCAATAATGGTGAAAAAGTTTCCAAAAACGTAACTGTTAGAGGGGCAACAGGTGAGTTAAGTCAAAACCTCTTTTTAAAAGGAAAAGGGGGAACTATTCGTCTAAAAGTTAAAAATGGAACAGATGCAGGTATTAAAGATATTCCAGTAAAAATACGTACTCAATCAACGTTTGGAATGGTAACCAATACGGATAATAATATCGTATTAAAGACAAATAATAATGGCGAAATAGAGATAAAAAACACCTTATTAAACGTTAAATATGAGGCCTATTTTGATGAAGATGTTGATCTCTTTTTAAAAACTCAAAATTATAAATTATGGGATGTAACACTACCAGATAATAGTCATCAATATGCTAAACTCATTTCTTTTAAGATGGTAGGTTCAGATCAAAGCGGACAGTTTAATCTTAAACATCGTAATACCAATTCTGTTGATGGTGTTGTTGTGGTTGATAGAAATAACAACAATACCTATGAAGCTGATATTGATACTGGTCTACAAAACATGAGGGTCGAGCTGTATTATTCTGGTACAACAACCAAAGTAATGGGAACCGATACAGTTATTACGGGCGGTGATGGTAAATACAGCTTTCGTGATCTAGCTGTTGCCACTTATGATATTCAGGTAACAAATGTCACTTCTCCGCCTTTTACTACTGATAGTAAAAACAGGGCAAAAGCACAATTAACAATACCTGACTCAACAGGGGTACCTAGTGGTCCTAATTTCCTGTTTCAATTAGATCCTTACGATACATCTTTATCAAGTATATCCGGAAATGTGTTTGTATTAGGACCTCAGCAATATATTCTAGCCGGTCCGGATTCAGGTAAAACGGACAATAATCTTCCACTTGCGGCTCAAGGTAGTACAGGACTTAATACCACTGTTGATCTTTACCAACATAATGGAACCGATTGGGAAAAAATTGCTTCTCAATTCACTGGTAATTTGGGCGCTTATAAATTTGTCGGATTAGTAAAAAATAAAGATTATAAAGTTGTTGTCACAGAGTCAAATATAAATTTAAATAATACTGTTTTTGTTAATGATACAGACGGTAAGTCAACCAGTACCTCCTCTAAATCAAAAAGTATTCATAAAGGTAAGGTCACATTAAGTAATGGTACACAAGCTAACATTGCGGCTAAAGAGATTATTGTACCTAAACTTAATGACAGAAAAACTAACCAAAATTTTTGGTATTCACCAATACGTAAAAATTTAGGTAATTTATTAGTCGTCAATTATTTGAAAACAGCTAATGGGAATTGGAGTTGGAGTTCAACGATTAATGGGCTTGAAGCAATTACCGCCAGTACTTATACTAAAATAGCCTTTTTTGAAGAAGATGGTGTGACTCAAGCAACCGATTTACAAGGTAATAAATTAGAAGTTAGCTATCAAAAACCAGGGTTTTATGGAGTAAGAGGCTCACAAGATTATCCTATCGATCATGCCGGTTTGTTTTATTATTCTGTTGTTGAATATGATACGGATAATTTAAATTATCCCGAATCATATAATGGCGAATATTCGATTAATGTCACTCCAAATAAAACTTGGGAAGACACCATCTATTTTACACCAAAAAGACCCAATACGATTTCTGGATATGTTTATTTAAATAATAGCCATCGAGGGGCTTTAGGATCTTATAATCCAAATCAAGATACACCTATTAAACAAAATCGGGTTATTCTGGAACGCAAAGTGTCTGGAAAATGGACAGTTATCACTGAATTTGCAACCGATAACAATGGTTATTACAATTTCACCAATTTGCCTAACGGAGAGTATCGTGTTACTGCTAAACAGGAGTATGGTGGTGATAGTAATATCAAGGCTGGCGATGTTGATTTCGAAAATAATGATCAGAATAGGGGAGCAAGTATCGATCCTAATGATAACAAGAAAACGATATCAAGCATTGTTGTTAATGCGAGTGGTGGTAACAGATATAACACAGGCACTAACATCTGGTATAAATTGAAAATTAACGAAGATGTTCTTCGTGGCACAGTATTTTTAGATACATGGTTAGGCGATGGTGAGATACAAACCGGGCAAATGTACAATGCTAATGACCTACCATTAAGAAATGCGGTCGTTTTACTTTGCGAAGATAACAGTTCTAATGATTGTACTGAAAACGGAAGTAATTTTATTGGTAAAAAACTAACCAATGCCAAAGGAGATTATAGTTTTCAAGGGCAACAAGATGGTATCAATCGTAATGTCACTTACATCGTTAAAGCTATATACCCAGGGACAACTTCTGTTACTAATACCGCTAAAGAGTTAGCGCCAAGTTATAAAGTAAAATTTAAACAACTTGATGTCCCGATGACGAAAAACTTTTTAATGCAAGGTAAAGGAGAATTTTCGGGAGCACCGGTTAATGATTTAAATGGCGATATGGATTATGCAGGTGAGCAAACATTAGAAAAAGGCGATGGATATTTTGATCTCTATTTCTGGAATGGTAGCGCATATGAAAAATGGAGTGTTATTGGTGATTACTATCGAACAATCAACCTAAAATCATTACCAGAAGGCAAATACCGTATTGTCCACCAAGCAGATAAAAATAAATATTTAGATATTGCCGATAAGGATCCTTCTTCACCTCCTGGTACAGTAAACTTTGAAGTTTTAGCTGATGGTACATTAGTTAATATGGATAAGAATAATCAATGGTTTATGCAAGCAAGGATAGCGCCTTCAGGACTAAGTGAAGCTTTGTCAGGTAACATTTATTTAGACATCACTGGATCAACTGAAAAAAATGAACAATCCGTTTTATTAACATCAGATGAATTACAACGGTATAATCTATCAGATTTATCTGTAGAAGGGGTCTTTACACCAAGAATTTATCCTAATTACTATGATAGAACGAAAAGTATCGATTCAATCTTAGCTGATCCTGATTTTGTTGATAACAAGGTAAAACAAAATGGGCGATTTGTTTATAATAAACAAAACTCAACTCGTTATAATAATTTATATATAACGAGCATGTTACTGCGATTAAATGGATTGGATAAAAGTACTTTCAAATTAGTTGGTAATAGCAGTGCGTCTAAAACAGAAAAAAATTATCTTCCAGATGAAATAAAAACGAATTTGGAATATATGCAGGTTTATTTATTACCAAGAGGCGTACCGAATCAATATTGGTTAATTAGAGCCAATAATAATACTGAAATTAGCGGTCAGCTTTATTACGATTATGATGATAATGGTAGTTTTGATTCGTCTAAAGGTGATGTGCCAATTACAGGTGTACGTGTCGAAATTTATCGTAAAGGCAGTAATAAATTATATTCTTATACCAAAACGGACAATAACGGTAAATATCGTTTCAGTCATCTTTTAAATGATAATTACACGATAAAAGTAACGGATACAGGCTTAGATAATCGCTATGAATTGAAAAGTCCTTCTGATACCGTAAACGATGTTCAAATCACTGCATCGACGCCAATTTTATCAGGTGGTGGTTTAGACTTCATTTATAAAAAAGAGGGGGATGCATCGATATCGGGTTATGTCATGATCGATATCAATAATAATGGTCAACCCGATATCAGTTTTAATAGAACAGGTGATCTTCCTGTTTCAAATGTAACTATTAATTTATATAAAGGAAGTGACGCAACAGGAACGCCATTTAGTACGCTTAAAACCAATGAAATTGGCTATTATAGTTTTAGTTTAAGTAAAGAAGATTCGAAAGCTAGCCTTTATACTGTTGAAATTGAACCGCCAAGCGGTTATGGCGTGATAGCGAATGCGGATAACAATACGAAGAAAACTTTAAATCCGATATCTTTTAATACTAAAGGTGGTAGTCAGAAAGGTAAATACTTCTTATTAGCAGGGAAAACAAATGCTAATCCATCGGCAGGTATTACCAGTACTACCGCAACAAATAGTGGTATTTCGGGCAAAACATTAATTGGTGATCCTGCTGCTGCAACAGGTAATCCATTAGGTGGGGTATTACTCAGTTTATACGATGCTACGACGAATAAAGAGATGGTTCGCCAGTACAGTGATGCTAATGGAGAATATCATTTCTATAATTTGCCAGATGGTAACTATAAAGTCAGTGTTATTTTGGCCCCACAAAATTATGTTATTGTTGGGAATAGCGAAAACTCAGTACAACCAATTGATACCATATCAAATATCGCTATTAATAATCGAGGTATTGACGGTAAGATATTCTATTATAGTCAAGCTAGCTACGATGGCATCCAAGGTAATGTTTATATCGATTTTAACGATTCAAACCAAGATTTGAATCATTTAAATCAATTTGGGTATCCACTTGACAGCTCAGTACAGGCAACTGTTGAATTATATTCAGGGTTAAATGCTAGTGGACAGCCGTTGATGACTCAAAAAACGACCAATGGTCATTACCATTTTGCTAATCTTTTATACGGAACGGGTGTTAATTATTCTGTTAAAATCATAATGAATTCCATTAATGATTATGATTTCAAACAAAGTAAATCAGGCAATCAAGCACAAAATATTGTTATTCCTGTCAGTGGATTACCTTTAGAAGGATCACTTGATAATCATTATCTTGTTTTAGGTAAGCAAAAAATTGGTGGTGATGTTTGGATTGATTACAACAACAATAAAATGAAGGCAGATGATGAACTTGCTAATGATGTGACAGTAAATCTAAATTACAAGGTGCCAGGTTCAAATCAATATAAAACGCTTAAAACAATTACCACGAATAATATTTCTTTAAATGGTAATTCGTCGAAAAATGGTCAATATCTTTTCGAAAAGCTACCTATCAATTATTATTATCAAGTGGAAGTCATTACACCAGATGGCGCTAAACTTATTCCTGCATCAGAGATAGCAAATAATAAAAATATCATTGATTTTATGCCGCTAACTAATGATGATTTCAGTAGTAGTACTGGATTTAATTATGGCGGTATTATCACAGGACAAGTAACGATTGATGTGGATAATAGTCAAAGTAAAACAGATGTTGATACTGGTTTTGCTAATGTTGAACTTAAATTGACAAAAGTGTCAGGCTCAAATCCTAATGCGACTAATAATCAAGCAACTTTATCTGTAATAACTGACAGTTCGGGAAATTTTAAATTCGAAAATTTATCACCGGGACATTGGATTCTTACAGCTAATAGTTCTCAAAATGTGCCTGATTGGAATAGCTATGTTTTAAACTATACTTCAATAAATAATATAAAGGTTGTTGCTAAAAATAATAGTTTTTCATTAGATATCAAAATATCTGCAAATCAATCGACTGTTGACGATATAAACATTGGTTATCGCGGTAGCAGTAAAATCACAGGTTATGTGGTTATCGACCGAGATAACGATGGTCAATATAGTCGAAACGATATGGCATTTGGTCAGTTATCTACACCAATAACCCCAGTAATAATCTTAAATTCGGTAAACAATAAATCGGGCTTCACACCTAAAGATATATCGGTTGATCCATCTACAGGTGCTTTTGAAATAGAAGGATTAAGTCAACATAATTATGAAATTACAAGCTCAGTAAATCATAATGATTATAAACTTGTCTTTAGTCCCGGAAATCCAGCAACGCCATCGGCGATAGCAACGTTTGATATTAATGGTCCGAATGACAGTCGGTATGAACTTAATCCAGAAAAACGTGCTTTCGGTTATCAAATTAAACGCAACTTATCAGGAACAGTTTATTTGGACGCAACCGGAAATGGTTCTTATCAAACATTCCATACAAAATTAGAGGGTGCTGTTGTAAAAATTGAAGGTGAGTTTAATAACAAAAAAGTGACTTATACCCAAACGGTTGGTAGCGATGGCAACTTCTTATTTAACAATATAACAGAAGGTAAATGGACAGTTTCTGTTTCACATCCAACACGTTCAAGTTTAGTTTATAGCTATTTTGTTGAAAAATCAGTAAGTTCAAGTGGGAACAGTACTAATAGTATTAGTTATCAGGTTGATTCAAATACCGGTCAAGAGATCAAACTTGATCTAGGTATGAAAGGTCAAAGCATAATTACAGGTATGGTTGTTCTGGACAACGATGTCGATGAACAATTGTCACAAGGTGATACCGGTATTGCTAATTTAACCATAAACCTAATTGATCCAACTAATGATACTGTTATCTATAAACAAACGAACACTGGCAGTAATGGCTATTTTGAATTTAATGATCTATCGAGTGGTAATTATCGAATTCGAGTGACTGACCCTACAAACGCTTTAAGTGGTTATGTCATTAGCTTTAGTCCGACAGGTAAGGCATCGACGAATAATGCATTCGATATTGCTACGATAATTGTTTCGGCGGACAACGATCAAAAAGTCAGTAATAATTTTGGTTATAAAGGTAACATAGGTATTAGTGGTCATATCTATCAAGATATTATGGGTAATGCTGTTCATAATGCTAATTATCCTACGTTATCAGGGGTAGAGGTGAGTGCTATCAATCAAAGTAATAACGCAAAAGTTTCGAGCGTATCACTTGCCGATGGTAGTTATGCAATAAACAACCTAACGTCGGGTGTGTGGATTGTTAAAATTACAGGCTATCCCCAAGATTGGAATTATAGTTACGTCAAATACGCTGTAAATTATTTGTCTATTGATCAGGTCAATCCTGGCGAGTTGAAGCTAACCATTTCTGCCACAGATACTGCAGGTAAAACTATCGATTATGGCTTGAAGGGTAGTGCTAAAATTGCTGGGCAAGTGGTTGTCGATATGGATGTCAATGATAATGCCGGTTTAAATTACCATGCGGCAGCTATTGATAGACCTTTAAATGGCATCCCTGTTACCCTCAAAAGTAATGGATTAAGTGGTGCGCCTGAAATCAGAACGACAACGGATAACAATGGTCATTACCAGTTCGATAATTTAACGGCATACAATCAATATGAAGTGAGTGTTGATGATAATACGTTAATTCAGTCTGGATATGAAATCAGTTTCAGTCCAGCCATGGTTAATGGTGGAAGTGCAAGTAATCATGACACGTTAGCGGTAACGAGTGTTAATCAATTAGTTGACAATATTGATTATGGTTATAAAAGCCAAAAAACGTTAAAAGGGACAATTTACAAGGATTATTCAGGAAAAGGTATACATCAGACATATCATAGTACTTTAGCGGGTGTTACTGTTGAAGCAAGAGACGTAAATAATCCTAATATCCGTCTAACTGCGGTTAGTGATGCTAGTGGTCAATATGAAATCAATAATATTGCAGAAGGCGAATGGATTATTACTATTCAACCAGTAGCAGGTTCAGGCTATAGTTATAGCTATGTAGTTAAACCACAGAATATAACTTCTACAACGGTTACAAATGGAATCAAACTTGATATTAATTCTACATCATCGCCATTAGTTACTAATGTTGATTTTGGTCTAAAAGGTCAAGCAAGTATTAGTGGTCAGGTTGTAATTGATATCGATACCAATGATGGTAATGCAATTACTGCACAAGATATTGGTATTGATTTACTGTTCCCTCATTATACTGTTGAATTGTTTGTCGAAAATGATCTAGTTGATACCGCCGAAGCAATAAGCACAGGAACGAATATTGACGATCTTGGTCAATATAAGTTTGAAAACTTAGTGTCTGGTGTTAACTACAAAGTAAAAGTGTCTATTCAAGATTCTAATTATATTAGTAGCTTTATGCTAACAGATAGTCGTATTACTGCGACAACAAATAAGACAGATAACGAAATGGAGGAAATTTACCAATTTGCAAGTGCAACTGATCAAGCTCAAGGAGTGATTTTTGCTTGGAGTGGTATTAGTGGTATTAAAGGTAAGGTGTTCTTAGATAATAATGATGACGGAGAATACAATCCATCCATTGATAGCTCAGTTAATGCACCTATCACATTACTATTTGAAAATGTCAATAACCCAGCTATTCACTTTACACACTCACTAGCAGCTAACGCTATTGACTATGAAATTAAGAATATCATACCTGGTAAGTGGAAAATTGAAGTTACGGGTATACCGACGACTTTGAAAGCAAGCTTTGACCCAGATGATGCTCATCATGATAGTAATGGTACGTTAAAAACGCCTAAAACAGAGAATGTAGCCATATTAGATATCTCTGGTAGTTTAGTTGATCAAAACTTTGGTTATATTAATGGAGGATTCATCGAAGGAAGAATTCTTGACGATAATCAAGGTAAAGGATTAAGTGGTGCTGCCAATTACAAAGGCTTAAAAGGTGTAAATGTTTACTTATTAGATAGTGATAAAAAGCATATCTTAGATAATAGTGGTAAACCAATTACATCGGTAAGTAGTGAAAATGGTAAATTTAGTTTCCGTAATCTGATTATTGATAATAATGGTGGTATACGATACTTCGTTAGAGTTCTGTATGGGGATTACAATGATGGTAGTGTAAGTGTCAATCGTAGTAATCCATTATTTGATTTGATACCGTCATTTGAGCAATATACAGATAATAATGGCAATGTGGTTGAACATGATTTAATTAACTTATCCAACCCACCAGCTTCGGTTACATTCAATGGTGTGGGTGGAGCGCATACAGTACCGGTTGTTTTAAAAGATCCGGCAACAACCTTTACTCGATTGGCGAGTGGAATGTTATTAGGTTATCGTAGTACTGATGCGGACGTAACAATCATTAAAACAGCATTAAAAGATAATGTGGTTGTCGGTGATATCGTGCCTTACTCAATTCAAATTATCAATAATAGTGCCCGGACTTCAACTATTAAGATAAAAGACATCTTACCAGCAGGCTTTAAGTTTGTTAAAGGTTCTACACGTTTAGATGGGAAGAAAGTTGCAGACCTTAGTGGTGGAAGAACAGTTACTTCTCAGGTAATAAAATTAAAATCTAACGGTAAAACTACACTAACTTATATGTTGGTTGTGGGTTCAGGGGTCACTCAGGGCGAATATATCAATACAGCTAAAGCGATTAATTCATTAACTGGACGAGTAGTATCTAATACCTCTCAAGCAACGGTAACCGTCACCGCTGATCCATTATTTGATGATGCACTTATTTTCGGAAAAGTGTATGTAGATAGAAATGGTAACGGCGTTCAAGATGAAGGTGAAGAAGGTTTGAGTGGTGTAAAACTGGTTACAACTCGAGGGGAAATTATTACTACTGATACCAATGGTCGTTACCACTTAGTTGGCGTATCGGGCGGTCGTTGGGAAAGAGGAGCCAATTTTGTCATTAAATTAGATACAAGAACATTACCTAAAGGCTATGAAGTTATTGGACGAAATCCTAAAGTGATACGAGTGTCACCAGGACTTCCAAGCAAACTTGACTTCATGGTTTCTGAGGAAAGTAATCCATAA
- the mltC gene encoding membrane-bound lytic murein transglycosylase MltC: protein MRNNIKIITLLVTVSLLSGCPSKNANLEDEDYYVKDTNAFNILISQYANNIEQIWGPKEVLIAGPKDYVQYEDNLQTRVHINFVSGVITIETLSDTPIINLKEAIISTLLMPEPDDIIRHEKAGQNLSQEPFLYNQVLDQERQPIRWMGRANNFADYLIANNLKVRRSGSHQITYVEIKLVPNHINQRAKKFLPLVIEASNRYFIDERLILAIMEVESAFNPYAVSRSDALGLMQVQQHTAGRDIFKLRGKSGEPSRQFLLDPKNNVDMGTAYLSLLKTKYLAGINNPISLRYAMITSYNGGAGSVLRTFSNDRDEAIKIINAMTPQQVYRKLVTSHISQESRNYLIKVSKILDNR from the coding sequence ATGAGAAATAATATCAAAATTATTACATTGCTTGTTACCGTAAGTCTTTTGAGCGGTTGTCCTAGTAAAAATGCCAATTTAGAAGATGAAGATTATTACGTCAAAGATACTAACGCATTTAATATTTTAATTAGCCAATATGCTAATAACATTGAACAGATTTGGGGACCTAAAGAAGTCCTTATTGCTGGGCCTAAAGACTATGTTCAATATGAAGACAATCTTCAAACTCGAGTTCACATTAATTTTGTATCGGGCGTGATTACAATAGAAACATTGTCTGATACACCGATAATTAATTTAAAAGAAGCGATTATTTCAACATTATTAATGCCTGAACCTGACGATATTATCCGTCATGAAAAGGCCGGGCAAAATTTATCACAAGAACCATTTTTATATAATCAGGTATTAGATCAAGAAAGGCAGCCTATTCGATGGATGGGAAGAGCGAATAATTTTGCTGATTATCTGATTGCCAATAATTTAAAGGTTCGGCGTTCTGGCTCGCATCAAATCACTTATGTTGAAATTAAACTAGTGCCTAATCATATTAATCAGCGTGCTAAGAAATTTTTGCCACTTGTTATCGAAGCTTCGAATCGTTACTTTATTGACGAGAGATTAATTTTGGCTATTATGGAAGTAGAGTCTGCATTTAACCCATATGCTGTTAGTCGTAGTGATGCGCTAGGATTGATGCAAGTTCAACAACATACTGCTGGGCGAGATATTTTTAAATTACGGGGTAAATCAGGAGAACCTAGTAGACAATTTTTACTTGATCCGAAAAATAATGTTGATATGGGTACCGCCTATTTGTCGTTATTGAAAACAAAATATTTAGCGGGAATCAATAATCCTATTTCATTAAGATATGCAATGATTACTTCTTATAATGGTGGTGCAGGAAGTGTGCTTCGCACTTTTTCAAATGACCGTGATGAAGCAATTAAGATTATTAATGCGATGACTCCTCAGCAAGTTTATAGAAAACTTGTTACTTCTCATATTTCTCAAGAATCCCGAAATTATCTAATTAAGGTTAGTAAAATTTTGGATAATCGGTAA
- a CDS encoding oxidative damage protection protein — MSRIIYCQFLKKESEGLDFQLYPGELGKRIFNEISKLAWQEWLKKQTMLINENKLNMMNPEHRKKIENEMVKFLFDGEDIIIDGYKPEN, encoded by the coding sequence ATGAGTCGTATTATTTATTGCCAATTTTTAAAAAAAGAATCAGAAGGTTTAGATTTTCAGTTATATCCAGGAGAACTTGGCAAGCGTATCTTTAATGAAATTTCGAAACTTGCTTGGCAAGAGTGGCTCAAAAAACAAACTATGCTAATTAATGAAAATAAACTCAATATGATGAATCCAGAACATCGGAAAAAAATTGAAAATGAAATGGTGAAGTTTCTATTTGATGGTGAGGACATCATAATTGATGGTTATAAACCCGAGAACTGA